GCGGACCTCGCGAAAGCCCTGCAACGCTGGCTGCCGACCCGGATCATCGATCTGGATGGCGCCCCCGATGTGGCGGATTGCGATAGCGGCGGGCAGGACGAAACACCCAATCCAGCGAAATCGCGGCGGCCGACCGAAATGCGCTCGCCCGAGCTGACCCGGCGGTGGCAGGAGCGTCGCGAAGCCGCCATCGAAGCCGTGCGCGCCGCGCTCGCCAGCGGGATGCTCGGCTCCGCTGCGGCCAGCGCTACCCAGCGAGACGAGCTCGCCGCGACGGTGCACAAGCTGGCCGGAACCGCAGCGATGTTCGGCGAACCCGAACTGGGCGACCAGGCCGCCGCGCTCGAACGTGCGCTGAGGCTCGATCTGGGAGGGGACGTGCGGGAGATGCTGGCCGGCGAGCTGCTCGATCGCGCCGACGACAGCGATGGCGGGACGGAGCGGCTCGGCGAGGCTAGCGGCTAGCGGCCAGGGCGACGCGGCCGGGTGCCGGAGACGCGGCAAAAAAAAACAGCGGAGCCCGAAGGCCCCGCTGCTTTTTCTGTATCGACAGTGCGACGAATCAGAATTCGTAACGCGCACCGATCTGGATCCGCCAGGCCGACTGGCCGATGCTCAGGAAGTTCTGATCGTCCGGGTTGAAGCCCGAGATGATGTAGCGTCCCTGCGCATCGACACCGCCATCGACCAGGTCGACGAAATCGCCGCGTGCACGCAGCACGTTCCAGCTGCTGTCGAGCAGGTTGAGGAAGTTCGAGAAGTCGGCGAATACCTCGATCCGGTCTTCGGTGATCCCGGTCAGGCTGCCAAGGAACGGCAGTTCCTGGCTGATGCGCATATCGAGATCGAAGAACCAGTCGTTGTTGCAGGTGTTGCGCGCGATCGACTCGCCCGGAGTGAACTTGCATTGGCTCCCGACCTCGCTCGTGTCGAGGTAGTTGAGCAGTGCAGTCACCGCAGCCGGGTCCGAGGACGGCGAAATGTTCGGATCACCAACTCCGGTCGGGATGTAGAGCAGCGCGTTGTCCGAACCCGACGAGCTGTCGTTGAACACGCCGCCGCCATCGAAGGTGAGGCTGTAGGGCAAGCCCGAACGCGCCCGGAAGAAGAACCCGATATTGGTATCGTACCCTTCGAAGAATTCCTCGCGGAAGTTCACCGCCGCGGTGAAGTTGTGGCGGTTTTCGAAGTTGGAAGTCGACACCGCAGGATCCTGGCGATCGAACGCGGTGGTGATGTCGTAGGACGACGTCGCGGTCGACGATCCGTTGTTGCGGTTGTTTTCCGAGTCGGTGAAAGCGTAGCCGAGATTGATCCGGGTGCCGCCGCCCGAGGTGAACAGCCCGCCCTGGAAATTCTTCGACAGGATCGCCGAAAACACGTGGCTGTCGTAGCTCGGCCCGTTGGTCAGCTGGATTTCGTCATCGCGACGGGTGCTGAAACACGCTGCCGTGACATTGCTGTATACCGGCGGCGTTCCACCGGTCCCTGCGAGCACGGCATTGCATCCGGTCGCCGTCGGATCGATCGCGGCGTAGATCGGACGACCATCGACGGTGAAACCGCCGTTGGTGCGGATGTCCGGGGTCTGCGAAAGATCGACGAAGTTCAGCGTGTCGTTAAACCGCGAATAGATATAATCGAGGCTCAGACGCCAGTCGCTGAAGAAGCCGGTTTCGGTGCCGAAATCGGTCTGGAAGCCGACATTCGCGCGCACCACGGTCGGCACGTCGAATTCGGGATCGGTCGACTGCGTGTCGGAAAGGCCGGCTGCAGCTTGCGCCGAACCGGCGTTGATCGCGCATTGCGGGAAGCCGGCGAACTGGCCGTTCTGAAGTACGCTGAACGAACCGTTGGGGTTCCGGACGCCGGCGCAGCTGGAGCTGAACGTGCTGCCTTCGCCGGTCGAGAAGCCGTTGTTCGAGAACGCGTTCGAGAAATACACCACCGGATCGCCGCCGGTGAACATCCCGACACCGCCGGTCAGACGGCTGTTCGAGAAGAACCCGTCGTTATCGAATTCGTAGGTCGCCGACAGGCGCGGCAACACCACGGTGTCGATGCGGCCGAACGAATTGGCGTTGGTGAAGCCGTAGCGACGGAGGAATTCGGGGTTCGCCGTCGGAGCATCACCATCGTAGAGCTGCACGCGGACACCGGCATTGATCGAAAGCCGATCGGTCGCCTGCCATTCGTCCTGTGCGTAGACCGAGTAGATCCGGCGGCTGAACAGCGCCGCAGCCTCGTTGATATCGCCCGACGGGGTGGCGTTGATTACGCCGCCGCCGAGGAACTGCCCACGGCTGTTGCCGTCGATCAATTCGTCGGCAACGTCACCGAAAACGCTCGAGAAGTTGCCGCTGGCGACGAGGCCGTTTTCGAAATCGGCGAGGTTGCGGAAATACAGCGTGCCCGTCGCATTGATCGCGAACAGGTTGAACACTTCGAGATCGTTGATCTCGGCCCCGAACTTCAGGAAGTGGTCGTTGCCGGCGTCGACATTGATCTGGAACCGCGCCTGATCGATCTTGGTATCGAGCTGGTTGGCGGAGCGGAAAATGCCCGGGCCGGTGCTGAGAATACCGTTCTGGGTCGTCTGACCCGCTACCGGAGCAACCCCGACCACGAGACGCACGGTCGGATCGTCCGACTGTGCCTCACCGAAGCCGACCGGGCCCTGCACGTCGCCGACTTCGGCGCGGCTGAGGCGCAGCTCGGTCGAGATCGTGTCGCTCCAGGTCGAATAGAGGCGGACCGAGTAGTAGTCCGAGATCGTGCCTTCGTCTTCGAAGCTGTTGAGGCCGCCCAGGTTCTGATCGCCGAAATCGGGCTCGACATTGGTCTCCTCGAGCCGCTGGTAGGTCGCTTCGAGGCGGTGATCGTCGGTGATGATCGCGTCGAGACGGCCGAAATAGCGGACGTTGCCTTCTGCCAGCGAAGTCGGATAGCCGCCGATGTCCTGGCCGTAGACGTCGCGCGCGATCCGCGCGAACTCGTCGAACTGCGCCTGCGTTACGAAGTTTTCTTCATCGGCGAAACCGCCGCCGGTCGGGCCGACGTTGTTGCCCTGGCCAAGATCGGCCTCTTCGTATCCGAACGAGAAGAACAGCCGATCGGGAATGATCGGACCGGACAGCGTCGCGCCCCAGCGCTTTTCTTCGTTTGCGGACAGCTGGCGACCGTCGAGGTTGTCGGCGAACAGCCCTTCATCGAAGTAGGTGATGAAGGCCGAGCCGCTGAACTTGTTGCCGCCGGACTTGGTCACGACGTTGACGAGACAACCGGTGAATTCGGAATATTCGACGTCGAACGGCGCGAACTCGACCGAAACCTGGTCGACCACGTCGAACGGCAGCGGCAGCGAGTTGCGCGCGGCGAACGGCGTGCCGTTGAGGCCGAACACGTCAGCCTGGACGATCCCGTCGACGGTGAAGGTGTTCGAACGGTCGTTGCCGCCGAGGCAGGAAATGCGATCGACGTCGTTGGCCTGGTCGATGCTCACGCGCGGGTCGATGCGGATGATGTCGCGCACGTCGCGGGTGATGGACGGGAACGCTTCGAGCGTCTCGGTGCCGAACGCGGTGCCCGGGCCGACCGCGACCTGGGAGACCTGTGCACGCGCGCCGGTGACGACGATCACGTTATCGGCAGCGCCCGCCGCCGTCGCGTCGAGCGCGAAGTTGAAGCCGGTGTTGCCCGAAATGTTGGTGAAGACGTCTTCGACCGTCTGGCCTTCATATCCGTCCGCGGTGACCGTGACGGTGTAGGGACCGCCCGGTTGAAGCGACTGGATGCGGAAACTGCCGTTCGCGCCCGTGGTGGATGTGCGGGTGCTGCCGGTGCGCGTATCGGTGACGGTGACGACTGCGCCCGTCAGCGAGTTGCCGTCGGCGTCGGTCACTGAGCCTTCGACGCCCGACGTGATCTGTTGCGCGGCGGCGGGAGTTGCAATCGTGGTTGCGGCAGAGAGGCTGACGACGCTCGCTGCCAGGAGATATTTGAGTTTCATTGAGGAGCCCCTGGGTCGGAAAGGAAATCATATGGGATGGGAGTGCGTGCGCACTCCCTTAGGTGCGTTGCACTGCACAAAAGCGACTGTTTTGTGACAGTTCGATGAAACGCCCGAGTCGCGCAACCGGTGCGCCGCGCAAATTCACGGAATTTGCGGCACTTTGGCGAGGATTCGCGTGGGTTTGCCGCCATGTGTTGCGCGCGCGCAACGAGCCGGGAGTATTTCCGCGCCTCAGCAGCAGCGGGCGTGGCTAGGCGAGATTGATTTCGCGCAGCCGCTGTTGAAGAAAATCGTGCGCGGTGATCGATTCGGCCGGGGGATCCGGATCGTCGGCCGACACGCAGCTCGCCAGCGGCTCGATCAGGTAGTCGGGCCGGAAATGGAGAAAGAACGGCATCGAATAGCGCGAGCGCAACGCGGCCGGTCCGCGCGGATTGACCACCCGGTGCGTGGTCGAACGCAGCCGGCAATTGGTCAGCCGTTCGAGCATGTCGCCGACATTGATGACCAGCCCGCCCGGGGGAACATCGATCGCGTGCCATTCGCCCGCTTTGGTCAGCAGTTCGAGCCCCGCCTCTTCCGCGCCGAGCAGCAGGGTGATGGTATTGATATCGCCGTGCGCGGCGGCGCGGATCGCGCCTTCGGGCGCGTCGGGGCCGAGCGGCGGATAGTGCAGCAGCCGCATCACCGAATTGCCGTCTTCGACTGTGGCCGCAAAGAATTGGCGATCGAGCCCGAGATGCAGCGCGATCGCTTCGAGCACGCGCGATCCGGCGTGTTCGAATGCGGCATACAGCTCGCTGAATGTCTCGCGAAATCCGGCGATTTCATCGGGCCACACATTGGGGGCCATGTATTGCGCCAGCGGATGGTCGGCGGGCAGCGAACGCCCGACGTGCCAGAACTCCTTGAGGTCGAAGATTTCGGCGTCCTTGGCCTTTTCGGTGCCGAACGGCGTGTAGCCGCGCGCGCCTCCACCGCCTTCGATCCTGTAGGATCGCTTGACCTCTTCGGGGAGCGCGAAAAACGCCTTCGACGAGGCTTCGGCGCGGTCGATCAGGTCCTGCGGGATGCCGTGGTCGCGGATCACCGCAAAGCCGTATTCGGCAAAGCTGCGGCCCAGCTCGTCGGCGATGTCTTCGAGCGGCTTGTCCAGGGACACGATGGCAATGTCGGGGGCGGTGTCGGTCATGGCCCTGTATTAGGCACGAGGTCCGCCCGCGACAACAATCAAAGCGGCAGAAACAGGCTCGCCAGCGCGGCGCTCATCAGGTTGGCGAGGCTGCCCGCCGCCAGCGCCTTGAGCCCCAGCTTCGCAATCACCGGACGCTGGTTGGGGGCAAGCCCGCCGGTCACCGCCATCTGGATCGCGATCGAGGAGAAATTGGCGAAACCGCACAGCGCAAAGGTCACGATCGCGCGGCTGCGCTCGGTCAATTGCCCATCGGTCATCGCGCCAAGATCGATGAAGGCGACGAATTCGTTCAGCACGATCTTGGTCCCGAACAGCCCGCCCGCGATTTGCGCCTGGTCCCAGTCAGAAATCCCGATCAGGAACATCACCGGTGCAAACACATACCCCAGCAGCTTCTGGAAGCTGATCGTGCTGAGCCAGGTGGCGGCTTCGGCGCTGAGCGGCGTACCGAGCGCCTCGGCACCCGACACGATGCCCGCGCCGAGCCCGCCGAGCAGCCCGTTGGCCAGCGCCACCAGCGCGACGAACACCATCACCATCGCGCCGACCGCGACCGCCAGCTTGACGCCGGTCTGGGTGCCCTGTGCCGCCGCTTCGATGATATTGGCTGGCTTGTGCCCTTCCTCGAAAGTTTCGGCCATCTCCACCTCGCCGGGCTTGCCGCCCTCGACGATGGCCGCCGGACCGGCGGCGCTGATCCGCGACTGCGGCAGTTCGAGCTCCTCGCCATTGCTGTCGAGCATCGTGACCCGCGCCAGCTCGGCGGGAACGTTGGCCTTGCGCTTGACGCGCGCGCCCGCAACCGAGGCGACGCTCGGCCCCTCGGCAGGTTCGCGCACCACATCGTCGGGCATGATGATCTTGGCCATCAGGATTCCGCCCGGCGCCGACATAAACGCGGCGGCGAGCAGGAACGGCACGGCCTCGGCGCCGATGAAGCTGGCATAGGCGGCGAGGATCGTTCCGGCGACGCCCGCCATGCCGACGGTCATCAGCGTGAACAGCCGCGCAGGGGGCAGCGCGGCGAGGTAGGGCCGCACCACCAGCGGGCTTTCCGACTGGCCGACGAAGATATTGGCGGCGCTGCCCAGCGCCTCGACCTTGCTGATTCCGGTGATCCAGCCGATCGCCCCGCCGACCCAGCGCACCAGCCGCTGCATGATGCCGAGGTGATAGAGGATCGACACGATCGCGGCGAAGAACACAATCACCGGCAAAGCGGCGATGACGAAGGTGTTGGCGAAGGGATTGCCCTCCATCGGCCCGAATACAGAGGTGATGCCGACCTTGGAGAAATCGAGCAGCGCGATCACGCCATTCGACAGACCCTGGATCACCGCCACGCCGAAATCGGTGCGCAGCACCAGCACAGCCATCGCCGCCTGCAGCGCGAATGCCGCTCCGACGACGCGCATGTTGATCCGTTTCTTGCCCGAAGACAGCAGGAAGGCGATGAGCAGGATTGCGCCGATGCCGCCAAGGCTCAGCAATGTGGACATTGTGCTTTCGTTCACGGCGCCGCCGCTGCCCCCGAATGATTGTCTGAATCTGGACCATAATCCGCGCCGGACCGGCGCGCGCAAGTCGCGTGGGTGGCAGTTTGTCGGGTTTTGCGCAACTCCCGTGCGGAGCGACGCCTCGTGGCGGGGCATCGGAGCAGGCAGTTCGGTGGAAAAGCCTGTGGTCAAACCGGTCGTGCCCGGCTTTTCTTTTCGAAACGCACCGCTTACGCCCTTGGCGATGAGCGAAACGACCTCCGCCGCAGAACCAATGACAACCTCGCCGGTTTCAATCCCTCTAAGTCTATTCGTATTCGCCTTGTTGTACGGCGGAATGACAGTCTTGGCAGGCTTCTTGGCCGTCAAACAGGTGCAACTTTGGCCGACCAACCTAGGTGTTGAGGCAGGAATTTTCGCGTTTCTAGTTCTCGTGGTGCTTTCAAGCGCAATCACTCAGATTCATGGCAAGCAAATGGCCAATAAGTTGGTTTGGTGGGGCTTTCTGCCGCTGGGTGCCTCGATCGTGCTTATCTTTTTTGTGCTAGCGCTGCCGGCAGACCCCGCAATGTGGCCCGAAGGTCTGGAGGCCTTCCAACTCATCCATGCAACTACTCCAAGAATTATGGCAGCCGGTCCAGCGGCGTACCTTGTGTCTCTTTTGCTCAACGTGTGGATTTTCGACCGATTGCGAGGAACTGGCGAAGCGAGCACGTCCAGCCTGATGGCGCGTGGTGCAGTCGCTTCGGCCTTAAGCCAAGCGCTCGACTCGGTTATTTTCGTAACTCTTGCGTTTGCAGGCGAGCGCGACATCACCAACCTGCTGATCGGTCAAGTGATCGCCAAGGTCGCGCTAAGCCTGGTGCTGGTGCCGTTCCTGATCACGTTCGGCGTGAAGGCGGCGCAATGGCTCGATCGCAGGGGCACCCCGGGCTGAAGAACCTGGCTCCGCCGCGACGCGATCGCCCGGCATTCCGGGTGGCTTGGGATGGCGGCGTGGATGGTGAGCCGTGCAGGGGTCGAACCTGCGACCTACTGATTAAAAGTCAGTTGCTCTACCGACTGAGCTAACGGCCCCCACGGGGTGCTTCGGCATCCCGGGCGGGGCCGAACGGAGCGCTCACCTAGGCAGTAGGCGCGGACGGGTCAAGCGTGCATTGAGCTGCGCAAGCGTCAGCCCGGACACGGGGTCGCGCCAGCCGGGCGCAATCGCCGCAGCCGGACGAAGCACGAAACCGCGCCCGCGGAAATGCGGGTGAGGAACGGCGAGTTCCCCGCTCGACCAGATCCCGCCGCTCCACAGCACGATATCGCAATCGAGCACGCGGTCGCCCCAGCGCCGCCCCGGACGGCGGCCGAACTCGCGC
The Erythrobacter sp. JK5 DNA segment above includes these coding regions:
- the folK gene encoding 2-amino-4-hydroxy-6-hydroxymethyldihydropteridine diphosphokinase — translated: MSSLYLIGLGSNRRHHLCGRPQAVVHAAMEELAALGTVVARSPIIAAAPMGAAQRRFANAAAILESEYDPPALLAALKRMEREFGRRPGRRWGDRVLDCDIVLWSGGIWSSGELAVPHPHFRGRGFVLRPAAAIAPGWRDPVSGLTLAQLNARLTRPRLLPR
- a CDS encoding NupC/NupG family nucleoside CNT transporter, yielding MSTLLSLGGIGAILLIAFLLSSGKKRINMRVVGAAFALQAAMAVLVLRTDFGVAVIQGLSNGVIALLDFSKVGITSVFGPMEGNPFANTFVIAALPVIVFFAAIVSILYHLGIMQRLVRWVGGAIGWITGISKVEALGSAANIFVGQSESPLVVRPYLAALPPARLFTLMTVGMAGVAGTILAAYASFIGAEAVPFLLAAAFMSAPGGILMAKIIMPDDVVREPAEGPSVASVAGARVKRKANVPAELARVTMLDSNGEELELPQSRISAAGPAAIVEGGKPGEVEMAETFEEGHKPANIIEAAAQGTQTGVKLAVAVGAMVMVFVALVALANGLLGGLGAGIVSGAEALGTPLSAEAATWLSTISFQKLLGYVFAPVMFLIGISDWDQAQIAGGLFGTKIVLNEFVAFIDLGAMTDGQLTERSRAIVTFALCGFANFSSIAIQMAVTGGLAPNQRPVIAKLGLKALAAGSLANLMSAALASLFLPL
- a CDS encoding queuosine precursor transporter — protein: MDIVLSFTAPPLPPNDCLNLDHNPRRTGARKSRGWQFVGFCATPVRSDASWRGIGAGSSVEKPVVKPVVPGFSFRNAPLTPLAMSETTSAAEPMTTSPVSIPLSLFVFALLYGGMTVLAGFLAVKQVQLWPTNLGVEAGIFAFLVLVVLSSAITQIHGKQMANKLVWWGFLPLGASIVLIFFVLALPADPAMWPEGLEAFQLIHATTPRIMAAGPAAYLVSLLLNVWIFDRLRGTGEASTSSLMARGAVASALSQALDSVIFVTLAFAGERDITNLLIGQVIAKVALSLVLVPFLITFGVKAAQWLDRRGTPG
- a CDS encoding isopenicillin N synthase family oxygenase; the protein is MTDTAPDIAIVSLDKPLEDIADELGRSFAEYGFAVIRDHGIPQDLIDRAEASSKAFFALPEEVKRSYRIEGGGGARGYTPFGTEKAKDAEIFDLKEFWHVGRSLPADHPLAQYMAPNVWPDEIAGFRETFSELYAAFEHAGSRVLEAIALHLGLDRQFFAATVEDGNSVMRLLHYPPLGPDAPEGAIRAAAHGDINTITLLLGAEEAGLELLTKAGEWHAIDVPPGGLVINVGDMLERLTNCRLRSTTHRVVNPRGPAALRSRYSMPFFLHFRPDYLIEPLASCVSADDPDPPAESITAHDFLQQRLREINLA
- a CDS encoding TonB-dependent receptor, encoding MKLKYLLAASVVSLSAATTIATPAAAQQITSGVEGSVTDADGNSLTGAVVTVTDTRTGSTRTSTTGANGSFRIQSLQPGGPYTVTVTADGYEGQTVEDVFTNISGNTGFNFALDATAAGAADNVIVVTGARAQVSQVAVGPGTAFGTETLEAFPSITRDVRDIIRIDPRVSIDQANDVDRISCLGGNDRSNTFTVDGIVQADVFGLNGTPFAARNSLPLPFDVVDQVSVEFAPFDVEYSEFTGCLVNVVTKSGGNKFSGSAFITYFDEGLFADNLDGRQLSANEEKRWGATLSGPIIPDRLFFSFGYEEADLGQGNNVGPTGGGFADEENFVTQAQFDEFARIARDVYGQDIGGYPTSLAEGNVRYFGRLDAIITDDHRLEATYQRLEETNVEPDFGDQNLGGLNSFEDEGTISDYYSVRLYSTWSDTISTELRLSRAEVGDVQGPVGFGEAQSDDPTVRLVVGVAPVAGQTTQNGILSTGPGIFRSANQLDTKIDQARFQINVDAGNDHFLKFGAEINDLEVFNLFAINATGTLYFRNLADFENGLVASGNFSSVFGDVADELIDGNSRGQFLGGGVINATPSGDINEAAALFSRRIYSVYAQDEWQATDRLSINAGVRVQLYDGDAPTANPEFLRRYGFTNANSFGRIDTVVLPRLSATYEFDNDGFFSNSRLTGGVGMFTGGDPVVYFSNAFSNNGFSTGEGSTFSSSCAGVRNPNGSFSVLQNGQFAGFPQCAINAGSAQAAAGLSDTQSTDPEFDVPTVVRANVGFQTDFGTETGFFSDWRLSLDYIYSRFNDTLNFVDLSQTPDIRTNGGFTVDGRPIYAAIDPTATGCNAVLAGTGGTPPVYSNVTAACFSTRRDDEIQLTNGPSYDSHVFSAILSKNFQGGLFTSGGGTRINLGYAFTDSENNRNNGSSTATSSYDITTAFDRQDPAVSTSNFENRHNFTAAVNFREEFFEGYDTNIGFFFRARSGLPYSLTFDGGGVFNDSSSGSDNALLYIPTGVGDPNISPSSDPAAVTALLNYLDTSEVGSQCKFTPGESIARNTCNNDWFFDLDMRISQELPFLGSLTGITEDRIEVFADFSNFLNLLDSSWNVLRARGDFVDLVDGGVDAQGRYIISGFNPDDQNFLSIGQSAWRIQIGARYEF